Proteins from a genomic interval of Oncorhynchus clarkii lewisi isolate Uvic-CL-2024 chromosome 13, UVic_Ocla_1.0, whole genome shotgun sequence:
- the LOC139424591 gene encoding centriolar and ciliogenesis-associated protein HYLS1-like: MERLDFSEDEIQHQLEALGYNNIPRHRLHEFKRDLDELIRHEKSKSHSSSELNSTRSQSTIFKSPPAVTKVKVHHDNTAAFRNVFAQAGPSHHERRVLTSTYSRDNSNYDARQEYDSYTQHSVAPKYQRPSTAPNRLVVDPDLTDLQQSSFAASQSSTPDRDTGAHGRPFIKRKVLRKHQGQVHVCDESTHSEDSGAVSGLGERLGGIHVSMSTHQESELESEDAGSLSDRSESDCLPSAFKAYIRGMARSQSESDIRPRPKSFIRPVMDHPHTRSLKKTDPVAKYFQYKQDWEMFKAPGEKDRKALHWEIREQLAYQPLPPKPRRVFVPNTYVVPTEKKRSALRWEIRHDLANGLLPPNNYRL; encoded by the exons ATGGAAAGGTTGGATTTCTCAGAAGATGAAATACAACACCAATTGGAGGCACTTGGTTACAACAACATACCAAGACACAGACTACATGAATTCAAAAGAG ACCTAGATGAACTGATCCGACATGAAAAATCTAAGAGCCACTCATCCAGTGAATTGAACTCTACAAGATCTCAAAGCACCATCTTCAAAAGTCCTCCTGCAGTCACCAAGGTTAAAG TACATCATGATAACACCGCAGCCTTCAGAAATGTGTTTGCGCAGGCTGGTCCATCACACCATGAAAGACGG GTGCTAACCTCCACATACAGCAGAGACAACAGTAACTATGATGCCAGACAGGAGTATGACTCCTACACTCAGCACTCTGTTGCCCCCAAGTACCAGCGCCCCTCAACAGCCCCTAATAGGCTGGTAGTGGATCCAGACCTAACTGACCTCCAGCAGTCATCGTTCGCTGCCAGTCAGTCGTCCACACCAGACCGAGACACAGGAGCGCATGGGAGACCCTTTATTAAGAGGAAAGTCCTTAG GAAACATCAAGGCCAAGTTCACGTCTGCGATGAATCAACACATAGTGAAGATTCAG GTGCAGTGAGTGGGCTGGGGGAGCGTCTGGGAGGGATTCATGTGTCCATGTCCACCCACCAGGAGTCGGAGCTGGAGAGTGAGGATGCAGGCAGTCTGAGTGACAGGTCTGAATCAGACTGTCTCCCAAGTGCCTTCAAAGCTTACATCAGAGGCATG GCCAGATCTCAGAGCGAGAGTGACATCAGACCCCGGCCCAAGTCGT TTATCCGCCCAGTGATGGATCACCCTCACACCAGAAGCCTGAAGAAGACAGACCCAGTGGCAAA GTATTTCCAGTACAAGcaggactgggaaatgttcaagGCGCCAGGAGAGAAGGATAGGAAAGCACTGCACTGGGAAATCAGG GAACAGCTTGCGTACCAACCTCTACCA CCGAAGCCTCGAAGAGTATTTGTGCCAAACACCTACGTGGTGCCTACAGAGAAGAAACGCTCCGCCCTGAGATGGGAAATACGACATGACTTGGCCAATGGACTCCTACCGCCAAACAACTATCGACTCTAG
- the LOC139424592 gene encoding large ribosomal subunit protein uL4m-like: protein MFRISVAVCGRGISKMFSSSFSGENALPSNLRIPSNLVDHARAKRPPPPSDSSLPVLRRCDAAVPVHLSPVQTWVETLERRDSKLLGLVDLHPDVFAVPTRIDILHEVELWQRNFKRISHAHTKVRSEVSGGGRKPWRQKGSGKARHGSIRSPIWRGGGVSHGPRGPTSFYYMLPMKVRVQGLKIALSSKLAQDYLHVVDTLNIPTPDPQYLMDLIRYRHWGESVLIVDAGEELPENILQATESLKTVNVIPAIGLNVHSMLKHEVLVLTLEAVKFLENKLLWHDERFTPLYPFKLPYTDLP, encoded by the exons ATGTTTCGTATATCAGTTGCAGTGTGTGGTAGAGGCATTTCTAAAATG TTCTCTTCATCTTTCTCTGGTGAGAACGCTCTACCCTCAAATTTACGCATCCCTTCCAATCTCGTGGACCATGCAAGAGCAA AGAGGCCCCCTCCTCCATCAGACTCCAGTCTTCCTGTGTTGAGGAGGTGTGATGCTGCCGTCCCTGTACACCTGAGCCCAGTACAGACATGGGTGGAGACGTTGGAGAGGCGGGACAGTAAACTTTTGGGTTTGGTTGACCTCCATCCCGATGTCTTTGCAGTCCCTACCAG GATTGACATACTCCACGAAGTTGAACTCTGGCAGAGAAATTTCAAGAGAATT AGCCATGCCCACACTAAGGTCAGATCGGAGGTGAGCGGTGGAGGAAGGAAACCCTGGAGACAGAAGGGAAGTGGCAAAGCACGACATGGAAGCATCAGGTCGCCTAtatggagaggag GTGGTGTTTCTCATGGACCCAGAGGACCAACCAGTTTTTACTACATGTTGCCCATGAAAGTACGTGTTCAAGGACTAAAAATTGCCCTCAGCTCCAAACTGGCCCAG GATTATCTCCATGTGGTTGACACTCTAAACATCCCCACACCTGACCCACAGTACCTCATGGACCTCATCAGATACCGACACTGGGGGGAGTCTGTTTTGATAGTGGATGC GGGCGAAGAGCTTCCTGAGAACATCCTTCAGGCCACTGAGAGTTTGAAGACTGTGAATGTCATTCCAGCCATAG GCCTGAACGTTCATAGCATGCTAAAACACGAGGTCCTGGTCCTCACCCTGGAAGCAGTGAAGTTTCTGGAAAACAAGCTGCTTTGGCACGACGAACGCTTCACAccgctgtaccccttcaaactcCCCTACACTGACCTGCCTTGA